AGCACCCCTACGTGCGGAGGTAGGGGCGGCAGAGCCCCCGCGGCCCGGGCCCCTGGGAGAGGCTCGCTTGACCTGGGCCTGGCGTCCGCGTGCCCGGGGGGTTTCCCCGCAGGTTCCACTGCCCCACCCGGGAGTGGTCGCTGGAGGCGCACGTTCGGCTCCCGGTGCCCGAGGGAGCCCAGCTCACGGCTGCCGAGTACCGCAGCCGCCTCTACCAGGTGCCCCGCTCTGTGACCCCCGGTCCCCCGTCCCCACAccccccccaggcctcccccagcctcagtgACGCTGAGCCGCGCCGCTCTGAGCGCTTTCCCCTCCCACAGATGGTCCTGGAGCGCAGGGGCGACAGCCGCGACCCCGCcgagcagggcctggggggcaCGCCCCCGCGGACCGAGCCCAGCGTCCCGCTGTCCCAGGCGTGCGCCCTCAGATCCGCAGCCGCCCCCCAGCCGCCCTCCTGCGGGCCCGCGCGCGACCTCGGACACAGCGCTCAGCACGGCCCCGGCCCCGCGCCCGGTGTGTGACCCGAGCAGCCCGTCCCTCGTTGTGGGGCCGCGTGCCGCCCACGGCCCAGGCTCCGGGCCCGGGGACTGATCTGCCGACCCCACAGACGAGCCCCGCGGAGCCAAGAGTGTTCCCAGGCAGAGCTCGGCTCTCCTGCTTCAGCCTCCGTCCCCAGGAGGCCCGGGGAGAGGGGCGAGGCCCCTGGGGGCGACGGCGGAATCCCCCTCAGCACCCCCGTGGGTAGGTCGTGCAATGGTGGGCCCcggaggaccccccccccacaccgcGCGACACATAGTGCTTTTCCCGGGGCCCCCGGCACCGCGGGCCGGCAGTGACCTTCGGCCGCGTGCTTCCCAGGTGAAGCCCCGCATGCAGGAGGCGGCGCCCTCCCTGACCTCGCAGGCCAACGTCCAGGTGGCCATCCAGGCCCTGATCCGGAGCGACCCGGACCGAGGCCCTGGGGCGAGGCCGGCCGGCGTGGGACAGGTGAGTGCGCCCCCTCCAGTCCGCGCGTCCTACCGCGACTTTGCGCCCCTCTCAGACTCGGGGCCCCTCCCgcggggcccctcccctccccgcctccgcTCCGCCCCGCGGCGCGTGCTCACGAGGACCCCCGACTGCGTGCAGGTCTCGCTCCCGCGTCCCGGGGAAGCCCGGCTGGAGCCCCGTCCCGGCCGGAGGATGTTCAGAGCCTCGGCCTCGCAGGGGGTCCAGGGGGCCGCGAGGGCCGCGCTCGGGGGCTACTCGCAAGCCTATGGCACCGTCTGCTACTCGGCGCTGGGCCGCCTGCCCCTGCTCCCGGGACCCCACGCGTGAGCCGTGATCCCTGCCTGCTACCCAGCCCCGCGGGGCTCCTAGGCCGCCGCCCAGTCCGGAGTCCCAGGATCTGGCCCCGCCCACTCAGTCCGCGGATGTATCCCCCAAGTCCCGGCCCAGCTCTGCTTCGCCGCCTTGGGTCCCTGGAAGTTAGTCGGTTCCTTTTTAGGGAAAATGAGGTCCCCACTGCGGCCCCAGTTACCTCCTCCGATGGAGTCATGTCTGTCCCCAGCCTGCATGCCTGTCTTTTGTCCTCAGAAGCCACTCCCTGAGGTcccaccacccctctccccaggagCCCCCTGCCGTTCCCTCTAGGCCCACAGCACCCAGGGCGGCCTGGGGGACACCCGGTGCTGATGCATGAGGCTGGAGGTTGCGGTATATCATGGGGTGGTTATAGATGACGCATATTTGGGAATGTGttggaatattttgttttgtgttttattaacACCACAATGTTCAGAATCACATTTGAGGAGCTGCGTGTTACTCAGTGGGACTCGAGGACgtgagggcagggcggggcgggggcggggacacCCAGGGGCCCTGAGGGCCCCCAGCCCATGGTCTCTGGCGACCACAAGGCTCCACTTTCCCCACAGGCGCCGCCCCCATCAGGCCGCACGGGAATGTTTGCCATCCAATTCCAGCTCATTGGGCTCTGCATGACCTTTGCCACCCGGACAAAGGTCCCCGCTGTCACCCCCACCAGGAAGGTGGCTTCAGCGACCAGACTGTGAGCTGCTGGGGTGGACGTGTGCCCCCCAAGTCGGACCTGCCGCCTTTTCCCAGCCCCCTTGCTCCTCACGCCCTTCTCCCTGGAGTGATCAGGGTTCTTgcaattacaatttaaaaagctatttaaaaaaatagaaacactcgTTTCACAATTGTAGCACCTACAGTGGGGAGACTTTCTAAGCATTGGGTGCCAAAATGTGTCATTTCAAATTACAATTACTCTCTGATGTTGAGAAAGATCCGAGAAAGGTAAGTGGGGGGCATCGGTCGGAGTTTGCGGGCTGGTGACAACGAGGAAAGACTGTGGGACAGAGAGCCTGCAGGACAGGGGGCCCGCAGGGCACGGGGCAGGACCCCTGGGACCAGCGGGCTGGCACTCAGCTGCCACCAGGCCGAGTCCTCTGCCTCTACCTCACCTGCTCAGGTATGAGCACGCCACACCCAGCCCACCCGCCTGCCAGGGTGTGCGGGGCCCTTCACCAGGCTGGGGCCCCACGTCACCCGCCCCTGAGGCCTGGTGCTGTCACTCCTGGCCGGGAGCCTTGTGGGGCCAGTGTGGGGGGCAGTCAGTTCTGCTTCAGGTCTTCCCTAGGGGCAGGGCAGCCCTTCCAGGGCACTCTGCCTCCCTACAGCAAAAGGATGGGCCACCGAGAAAGGGGTCAGGAGGCAGATGGACAGGGCAGGAAGCCCCGAGCTGCCTGAGATGGAGACCGTGGGCCCTGAGGTGGGCCAGCAGAGTGCAGCCACAGTGCAgccaggaggccctgggcagggggtggcCCTGAGACACAGGCCCCCGAGAGCCGGGgactaaggcacagagagatggGTCCCTGAGGTGAGTGAAGGCCCAAAGGGGACCTGAAACCCAGAGAGAGGCTGGAGGCAGATGCCGCAGAGGGAGGCGGGGGCCTGGAGAGCAGGGTGCTGAGCAGGAGAACTGGGGGGAGTAAGGCACCGGGGCAGTGAGCGACTGCGGCCCCCAAACGGGAGGGCAGAGGTAAGAGGCAGGGCATGCGCCGGGGGCCCAGCGGAGCTGTGCTCAGCCAGGCGCCCAACGCCTGGGCTGAGGGCCGGGTGCTCTGCCTGGCCAGAGGCAGTGACGTGGCTCCCTGGCCGGGGCGGTGGGCCCGGAGACTCACTTCTTGCTTTTGAACGTCCCCAGGATCTTGGGCATGAACTTGCCCACCTTGCTGTCCCTGGCATCCTCCTCCGCCGGGccgtccccgcccccgccgccggcCTCCTCCTTCTTGCAGAAGACCTCGAAGCGGCTGTAGACGCGCTTCTCCTTGCGCATGCTCTCCATGCGGCGCAGCAGCCGGTCGCGCTCCTCCATGCTGGCTGGCAGCGTGCGGCTGAGccggccctgggcccccaggctgTCGGAGCGGAAGATGGCCGAGCACTTGTCCTTGTCGGACATGTCGGGGGCCAGGCCGCCCGCGGCCGGTGGGCGGTCCAGCTCCGGGCTgctgtgggcgggggagggggtgggcgcAGGCGCGCCGCGGTGCTTCTGGCTGTGCGCGCTGATCTGCTCCAGGATGGCCTTCGTGTCGTCCCGCAGGTTGCTGCTGTACAAGGCGTTGGCCGTGGCGGAGGCCGTGCGCGCCCGGGGGCCCCGCTCCTCCCCAGGGCCGGCCTCCGTGCTGTCGCCCCGGCTCAGCGACGGCCGCCGGGGGCTCTCGGGCCGCCCGTTCTCCTGCGGCACCGGGGAGCCGCCCTCGTCCTCCGAGCGCCGCTCACTCTTGGGGTTCAGCAGCTGCCGGAGGCGCAGGGAGCCCTTGCGCAGGACCTCCATGGGGCCAGTGGGCGCTTCCTCCGCGGAGCCGGTCTTCGGGGACTCTCCGGAGAGGGCAGCAGTGAGGCTGCTCCTGCGCTCCGGCACCGCGGGCACGGGGCTTCCCCTGCGCTCG
This DNA window, taken from Phyllostomus discolor isolate MPI-MPIP mPhyDis1 chromosome 7, mPhyDis1.pri.v3, whole genome shotgun sequence, encodes the following:
- the MAPK15 gene encoding mitogen-activated protein kinase 15 isoform X2 produces the protein MPRERSGRSCCCRNLGAIRTSSGSWMWSGPRTTRTYTWCLSLWLLRATKFIHSGGVVHRDQKPSNVLLDANCQVKLCDFGLARTLGGPPEGPGGQALTEYVATRWYRAPEVLLSSRRCTPGVDLWSLGCILGEMLRGRPLFPGTSTLHQLELVLRAVPPPSEEDLLALGSDHCSSILHLVGARPRQALEALLPADTPPEALDLLRRLLAFAPDKRLTAAQALQHPYVRRFHCPTREWSLEAHVRLPVPEGAQLTAAEYRSRLYQMVLERRGDSRDPAEQGLGGTPPRTEPSVPLSQACALRSAAAPQPPSCGPARDLGHSAQHGPGPAPDEPRGAKSVPRQSSALLLQPPSPGGPGRGARPLGATAESPSAPPWVKPRMQEAAPSLTSQANVQVAIQALIRSDPDRGPGARPAGVGQVSLPRPGEARLEPRPGRRMFRASASQGVQGAARAALGGYSQAYGTVCYSALGRLPLLPGPHA